GAACCATCCGGTCATCGGCTGTCACTACACTCTCCCCATGGATCGGAGCTCCGAAATCGCCTTCTCTTGTGCATCTACGTACATTGACATCTAAAATCCAACAGTCTAGCCAGGCTTTTTCAATTAACGTGGTAATTTAATTTGTAGCTAGCTCCTATCACCGAACATGATACGTTTTGTATTCTTCATGTGAACTACCTGTACGAATAATCCTTGAAAGGCCGAGGGTGTACTACGTTCGGGTTGTTGCTTAAGTAGTGATGTCTCTTCTACAGATAAGATGGCACCGTACCCTTGAACCTCTGTGCACCAATAGCTTCGATCTTATCTGAAATTCCCACAGGCTCCAATCACTGTCAGCCTGTCACCATCCATCCAGGATTTCCATAGACCCCCTACAAGTTCCAAATGGTGCAGATGCAGTGGTGGTGTCGTAAAAGCTTCAGCTACCGTATAATCGCTCGCAGGCAGAAACGTTGTTGAACAATCCGAAAGTTATTAGCTACCACGCAATCTCGCCATATGATCAGGTCCAGACCTACATTGTTCTCCCGAGCGAGGACGCATCAGGCCGGAGCTCAGATTCCTGTTTCCATCCATGGACACAAGACCAGCTTATTGAGCAACAAGGCACATCTACTAGCTGCAGCAGCTGGCCGCCGGTCGATTCCTTCCAGGAGGCTAGTAGCAGGTCCGGCGCTGGCCATGGATCCGGCGAGCTCCGAAGAAATCATCATCGACAGTCGCTACTTCCGCATCTACGGCGACCGCCGCATCGACCGCCTGGTCGGCACCACCACCGTGCCGCCGGGCttcgacgccgccaccggcgtcaCGTCCAGGGACGTCACCATCGACGCCGACACCGGCCTCTACGTCCGCCTCTACCTCCCGGCGGACACGTCGTCCAAGCAGCAGAACGACGTCAAGAAGCTCCCCTTGCTCGTCTACTTCCACGGCGGCGCGTTCGTGACGCAgtcggcggcggccccggcgtACCAGCCGTTCCTCAGCACCCTGGCGGCTCGGGCAGGCCTGCTCGTCGTCTCCGTCAACTACCGCCTCGCGCCGGAGCACCCGTTCCCCGCCGGGTACGAGGACTCCCTCCGCGCGCTCGAGTgggcggtcgccggcggcggcggggaccccTGGCTGTCGCGGCACGGCGACCTCGGCCGCGTCTTCCTGGCCGGCGAGAGCGCCGGCGGGAACATCGCCCACAACGTCGCGATGAtggccgcggccggcgaggcggcggcggcggtcgaggGCGCGGCGGTGCTCCACGCGTTGTTCAGCGGGAGGGAGCCCGTCGACGGAGAGCTGCCGATGTGGGTGGAGTCGTTGGGGAAGCTGTGGGCGGTCGTGTgcccggaggcggcggaggggacggaCGACCCGCGGATGaaccccgcggccgcgccggcgagccTGCGGAGGATGCCGTGCCGGAGGGTGCTGGTGTGCGCGGCGGAGAAGGACTTTGGGGCGCCCAGGTGCAGGGCGTACTACGAGGCGCTCAAGGCGAGCGGGTGGGGCGGCGAGGTCGAGTGGTTCGAGTCCAAGGGCGAGGACCACGTCTTCTTCCTCGCCAAGCCTGCCGACGATGATGTCGTGGCGGAGCTCATGGACCGCCTCGTCGCATTCTTCACTGCTACTGGCGGGAACTGATCGAAGGCCACATCTTTCTTGTTGGCAAGGCGTCATGTAAAACAGTATCTGGGCCACAGCATAGTTATCATGTGCAGTGCACACGACGAACAATTGCAGCCAGGAATGAGGTCCATTTTCGTTCCCGATATGATGTAACTAGCAGTTTTGCGGAGTGTTTTTTGGGCTTCGCCGTGTGCCGTGGACACACGGCAAACTTCTCCTGTGCTCATGGCAACATTACTGAATCAAGTCAAGTAGTAAAAGGAAGTGAACTTTGCTGGGATAAAATAGTGACCACGGAACATCATGCTTGTTCCTCATGTTCACCCAGAAAACGCTATGGCCCTCCTTCAGCAGGACTCGTGCCCAACTCCAACTTTCACCAGGCGGTCACCTTCAGTTTGCCCAGCACCACCCGTGCATCATCATCTTCTACATACTGAAGTAGCACCATTCCACTGTCATCAGGGTTGGCTTCTCGCGGATGGAAGTGCAGCGCCGCGCCGTCCCCTTCATAGCTTCAGCTCCCATCCCCAAACAGGCCTTGTCCTCCGGGGTTTTCAAACCTGCCCAATATGATACAAAGGAAGAAGTCAAACAGATAATCTCAGTAGATcttattatttttcctttaaGACAAACTGAATTTCTAGACTTCCACAATGCCCAACATACAGCTAAAGAAGAGATGTTCTATACTTTCATCTAAAGAACAACAAAAGAAGAGATGTTCTATACTTTCATCTAAAGGACAGAAGCAACATCTTCTATCTCCCTGCCATCTTCTTCTTAGTAGATTATCCCTTGTTAGTATAGCATTTTGTTGGATTAATAACCACATAAAGATTCTTATTTTTAAGGGAATTTTTGCATTCCAAATACTCTTATTTGGGGCTTCTATTTCCGAGCTACATAAATGAGAATACATGGATTTCACTGAAAAAGCAACCTGATTTCTCCCATACCCATCTGGGAGTGTCTTTTTCACTTGACAAAGCACAGGTAACTAACATATCTCTCAGCCTCCTCATCTGGGATTGGGCACTAGCCATATTTGCAACACTCCCAGTTTGCTCATTACAAAATGTTAAAAAGGTCTGGAAATTTTTCTCTCACAGGAACAGAGCCACACCATGGGTCTCTCCAAAAGTAAGTCACCTTCCCATTTCCAATTTTCATAATTCTACCTTTCAAACACAACTATTTCACCTTTATTAAGTCATTCCATCGCAGGGGGAATTATTTGGTTTTGCTTTTACCTGGGATATGCCATCTTGtttgaagtattttttttcctaacaaTTTCTTGCCAGGCCTGTTCGCTtgagcttattcagccggcttatcagccaccaaacagtgttttcctctcacaacaaatcagaagtttcagtttttcagccggcttataagctgaagcgaacaggcccaaagACCCTCTCCCATTTCTAATTTCCACCACCACCTGCACAAACAGACTCAGATTCATTTTCCTCAAGTCTTGAATTCCCAGcccaccttttttttctttggtttggTAATCCTCACCCATTTCACCAGATAATACCTTTTCTTTGGTCCCCTACCTTGCCCAAAAAAACATTTTTCTTGTTTTATCTATTCTTTTATAAATTGTTTTTGTAACAGATACATAGACATGTAATATGTTGGAATGCTGCTCAGGCAAGCATTTATGTACCCCCATAAGACAGAGAGCTATTTCGGCCGGTTTGAGATACGGCCCAGCCCAATAAGTACGTATGGGCCGGTTTGATATACGGCCCAGCCCAATATCCCTCCGACCCTCCCTGCCCACCCAACCCCGAGTCCCCGAGACGGCGAGACCCCGACCCTCTCCATTCCActctcacgccgccgccgccgccgccggcttgccGCAGTGCCACCCACACCCAcgagcgccgccgctcgccggcggcatTACTCCGTCGCCACGCACGTCCACCACACAGCAGCGgggccgccggccgcgacgACCTGCAATACTGCATCTCTGACGGGCTCACGAAGAACTGAAAAGGACAAGAAAAATCTGCGACTCTCCTTCGGCTCAGCGGCAGTCCGGCGAACTCCAGTGAGTTTTTTTTCCCATTCTTCTTGTTTTTCGGCCGGTCAGCCCTtcaccccttcccttcccttcctcgaTCGATGGTTCTTTTCGTTTTGTTTGTTCAATTTTTCCTATCTGCTTCCTGATCTCGAGTGGATGGCAGCAACAAATTCAAGCAGTGCCTCGTGCTACTGTCCAATGAGTAAATCCACTAGCTGCACTAGAGTTGATGTGTTTCCGAATGTGACATCTGAAATGCTTTGTGAGATGAGGAGGGAAGTTGCAAGGTGCCAAGAACTAGTGGAAAGAGGGAAGACACGTACTGTGTCTTTGCCTACTGCTCCTCCTTCAGTTTCAGGCAGTAATAGTAAGAACAAGAGGGGGCCTACTTCGGCAATTTGTTATGTACTACCGTACTAGAACCTTTGTTTCCTGCTATTTGCCTATGTTGGACTTGTGTTTGTTGCTGTGAACTTGTTGTATGCATCAGTATTTATCTATATTGTGCAAATTTCGATTCAACATATATGGAGCAATACCTGCGGTTTTTGATCCAGCGTGCCGGTTCATATTTGATTTCCACGCATTTGTAATCTGCTACCGTGATTGGATTCTTCAAATGTCCGTGTGGATGTCATTTGGCCATGCTTGGTGGGCTTGGTTAGTCTACTGATGGCTGGCTGGTAGGTTGCTGAATCATAGATGAATTGTCGATTTACGAAGTAGGACTGAGACTGAGCATGCCCCCTTACAATTGCAGTGCACGCAATGTTGCTGGTGAGTCAGCTATATTCTACTGCATGCTGAATCACCAAGGTAGTAACTTGTGTGTGTGGCATTCAGATTCAGCATTAGAAATAGACAAATTTTGGTCTTCCTTTACATCTGACTACCTCTGTAGTGAAATGTTTGCAgaagtttttgaaaaaaaagtttaGATTTAAAAacatacctccaacattttcAATTGCCATTTGAAATGGAAACATCAAGTGCTTAGCTCCTCCTTTTCAAACACGGTTGCTCACTTGTTATGTTTGGTTTCTTAGTTTTCTTTCAGGATTAATATTATTCTACTATAGAAATAGGTTTTGCTGTACaaatttagtattttttttttggctgcaaCCTCCAACATTATTCATCAAACAAAAATTTTGTATCCAACTAGAATGTTGCATGTAAAATTAGCCCACAGCTCACTTTTGAGATTGAGCAAAGATTTTTCGCATTTAGTCCCCCCTGATACAACGTCCTGCATAAGTATATTTCAGATTTGACGCCATGCTTCTTTTGGTTGTCTGTAGTCCCTTTACTATTTTTCTGTTTGTAGCCCCAACTACAATGTCATGTACTAGTATAGATGTAATTTGAATACTTGTTTGTTTGTAGCCCCTCTACCTTTTCTTGAAGAGAAGCAATTCAAAAATAATGATAATGGTGGCTTGTTACAGATGGCTGGATATATGTCAAGAGGGCCCCCAAACAGTTCAGTTTATGTGTGCAACCTGCCTCCTGGAACTGATGAGACTATGCTGGCTGAATATTTTGGCACCATAGGGTTGCTAAAGGTATGGATCTTATCAGGTAACATTTTTGCAACCTCTATTAAGTTCGTCAAGATCCCTTTTATGCATTTTTGAATTCCGTTTCATGATAAACTTGTCGTCTTTGTTGTTAAACCACACAGAAGGACAAAAGGACTGGGCGTCCAAAAATTTGGATATATAGAGACAAGGTTACCAATGAACCAAAGGGTGATGCAACAGTTACCTATGAGGACCCACATGCTGCTTCAGCTGCTGTGGACTGGTTCAATAACAAAGATTTCCATGGAAGTATTATCCAAGTTCACATAGCTGAGTCAAAAAGTAAAGATACATTCGATAGCTCCACGAACTTGGCCATCACTGCTGACTTAGGTAGACAAGACTTGGATAATGGGGTTGGCAGAGGTAGAGGATCCGGTGATGGTCCAGGAAAGGCTTGGCAGCAAGATGGGGATTGGATGTGTCCAAATACCAGGTCTGTTATGATTGGTGAGCAACTTCTCTATCACTTCAGTTTTCCAGTTGACTAGTGTGGTCTTAATTGTGTATCCCGTTCTTTCTGATATGATTTCTTCTCTCAGCTGTGGCAATGTAAACTTTGCCTTTCGTGGTGTTTGTAATCGTTGTGGAGCTGCTCGCCCTGCTGGTGTTGGTGGAGCtactggtggtggtgttggcagGGGTAGAGGTCGTGGTAGCACTGATGCAAGAGGAAGCAGCCGtgctggcgctgctgctgctgttggtgGTCCACCTGGATTGTTTGGTCCAAATGACTGGACATGTCCAATGTAAGAAGCTAATAGCTTAAGTTTATCTGTTTCATGTATTGGATACATCTTTTGAGCTCGGTCTTCCCATTCA
This genomic window from Setaria viridis chromosome 8, Setaria_viridis_v4.0, whole genome shotgun sequence contains:
- the LOC117833677 gene encoding probable carboxylesterase 12, giving the protein MIRSRPTLFSRARTHQAGAQIPVSIHGHKTSLLSNKAHLLAAAAGRRSIPSRRLVAGPALAMDPASSEEIIIDSRYFRIYGDRRIDRLVGTTTVPPGFDAATGVTSRDVTIDADTGLYVRLYLPADTSSKQQNDVKKLPLLVYFHGGAFVTQSAAAPAYQPFLSTLAARAGLLVVSVNYRLAPEHPFPAGYEDSLRALEWAVAGGGGDPWLSRHGDLGRVFLAGESAGGNIAHNVAMMAAAGEAAAAVEGAAVLHALFSGREPVDGELPMWVESLGKLWAVVCPEAAEGTDDPRMNPAAAPASLRRMPCRRVLVCAAEKDFGAPRCRAYYEALKASGWGGEVEWFESKGEDHVFFLAKPADDDVVAELMDRLVAFFTATGGN
- the LOC117833678 gene encoding transcription initiation factor TFIID subunit 15; this translates as MAGYMSRGPPNSSVYVCNLPPGTDETMLAEYFGTIGLLKKDKRTGRPKIWIYRDKVTNEPKGDATVTYEDPHAASAAVDWFNNKDFHGSIIQVHIAESKSKDTFDSSTNLAITADLGRQDLDNGVGRGRGSGDGPGKAWQQDGDWMCPNTSCGNVNFAFRGVCNRCGAARPAGVGGATGGGVGRGRGRGSTDARGSSRAGAAAAVGGPPGLFGPNDWTCPMCGNINWAKRPKCNICNTSKPGTNEGGVRGGRGGGYKELDEEELEEVKKRRKEAEEDDGEIYDEFGNLKKKFRAKAQHTESAQTLPGSGRAGWEVEQRGSSEREGRERSRDRGRDDYDRGDHGRERRRSRSRDRDRERGRDRGRDHRYESRDRDRRHR